The DNA window CGCGTACGGGCAGATGCTTTTTCCCGGGCTTCACGAAGACTTAGTGTTCTACGCCGAGTGTCATAGCCAAGGTAGGCTACAAATCCAAGCAGGACTATAACGCCGACTCCAGCGAAGAACTGACTAAGCATCAAGATGCTCCAGCGCTTCCAGTATCCAGTAATAGACAATGAAGGCGTAGGCCACAAAAACCGAGGCGCTCAGGACGGCAATAAAGGCTCTCCCGCCGGAAAGCTGATCAAAGTTGGCGAAGACGTAGCCAACGATCGCCGAAGCGATAGCCATAGAGCCTAGACATAGCTTTTCCTGCAGCGCTATCTCGACCAGTAAACGATCCCTTTTTGGCATAGGTCACCCGTATATCGGTCGTAATCACATCTATTGCTACAGTATTCGCGCCGGACCCAAGGCGCAACTGCTGATGGCAAGACGTTCACGTGAATCAGATTTCGCCCAAGCTGTCCAAAATTTATTTGACCCCACCGCGGTCTATGCGCGGGAATGACTCCCTGTCTTTGAACAACAGACATCCCGATTAAAACCAAAGACATCCTGATTAAAACCAAGGAGGGGCTGGAATGAGATCGATCGAGCTGGCCGGTACGCGGGTACCGGTAATAGGACAGGGCACCTGGCACATGGGCGAGGATACGGGGCGACGTCGCGCGGAGGTCGCTGCGCTCAGGGAAGGCGTCGAGCGGGGCATGTGGCTGATCGACACCGCTGAGATGTACGGTGAGGGCGCGGCGGAGAAAGTCGTTGGCGAGGCCATCTCCGGTCTGCGAGATAGCGTCTTTCTGGTCAGCAAGGTCTATCCCCACAATGCCAGCCGCCGCGGTGTTGTCGACGCTTGCGAGCGAAGCCTGAAGCGGATGAATACGGACGTGATCGACCTGTATCTGCTGCACTGGCGCGGCCAGTATCCGCTGGCGGAGACCGTGGAAGGTTTCGAACGGCTGCGCGAACAGGGCAAGATCAGGCGCTGGGGTGTTTCGAACTTCGATGTGGATGACCTGGAGGAACTGGCAAACCCCGCCTGTGCCACCAATCAGGTGCTCTACAATGCCCAGACCCGGGGCATCGAGTTTGATCTGCTGCCCTGGCAACAACAGCATGATCTGCCTTTGATGGCTTACAGCCCGATAGGTCAGGGGGGTGAGCTGCTAGGGCACCGGGTCCTGCAGGATATTGCACAGCGGCACGGCGCTACATCAGCCCAGGTCGCCCTGGCCTGGCTACTCCGGGAACCCGGAGTCATTGTCATTCCCAAGGCAGTCGGCAGCAACCATGTGCGCCAGAATGCCGAAGCCGCTGCGGTAGAGCTAACCCAGGAGGATCTGGACCTGATCAATTCAGCATTCCCGCCGCCGGGGCGCAAAGAGCCGCTGGCGATGATCTGAAGACGCCGGCAGAGCATTGTGGGGCGTGGGCGGTCCCCGACTTTTGTGAGCTTAGGGTCGAAGCCCAGTATTACTGCGCTTCGTGCCCGAGGTCGTTGTTTCCGCGCGGCCTGTTACCGAGCGCTATATCGCCATACCAGGCCGTAGCGGCTTCGCCGGTGTTGTCGGAGTCAGACATGATACCGATGCCGACGATCCCGGGCGGCTCCTCGCCGAAGGCTTCCCGGTAATCAGCAAGTATATTGCGTTCAACGCTTACCCAGCTTCCCGCCTGGGCATTACCAGAGTTCACCGCGATCATACGGGTCGCGTCACTGTACGGGTTCGGGACGACTTCTCCCACCGCAAGCTTATTGGCCCAGATGTAGTTGAGCGACCTGCCGGGTAGCTCGGCCCCAAACAGGGCCGAGGCGGCTTTACGCTTCATACGCTCGAAAAAGCCAGCTTTGTCAGGTTCGAAGGCAAAGGCGACATAAACGCGGGCGGGGTGGTCGTCGCCTGCTTTGCTTCGAGCATCGCCGCTTTCGTAGACATTGCTTATCTTCCAGCGCCAGGACAGCACCGGGTACTCCGTCGGATCGAGCTGGACCCGGGTAATCAGTCCCGATGCGCTGTTATCGGTTTCTGCCTGGACGACTTGAATCTCGTCCTCTTTCTTAAAGCTGTAGACGGTTCTGTTGTCGATGTTGGGGAAGGTGAGCGGCTCCCAGGCGCTGTCCGGGGTACCGATGTCGGTCTGGGCTGAGAACGGCGGTACCGGCACCGTCTCAACGTCGGCTTTTGTCTCTGCAACTGCCAACAGGGCCAGAAACAGGGCCAGGCAGCGGGCGGGGGAAATGTTGTAGCGGCGTGTGGGCATATGCACGTCCATGAGGTGAAAACCAGAAGGAGCACTGACCGGTTATGAAATCGGCGGCCCGGCGGCGAAGTATGGTCCCGACGCTACCCTTAACCCCAGTGCTCCTCAAGCGAAACGCGCTCGGGGCCACAGAAACCCGAGCCGACTCAGGGTAAGCTCTGTCTCCCTTTGTTACGGGGTCTCAGTCACGCGGACCGGCACGGGCAAAGACGAGCCGATGCTGCGACTAACCTAAAACGTCTGGCGCAGGCTCGCCGGCAAACCTCAGGTGGCCCTTCCTTTTCCATAACTAACGTCGAGAATGATCCATGCACTATTTCCAGAACAAAGTTGCGATCGTCACCGGAGGTGGTGGCGACGGCATCGGTAATTCACTGGTCCTGCAACTGGCGCAGGCCGGTGCGAGAGTGGCGTTCTGCGACGTCGCAGGGCTGGATAAAACCGAAGCCGAGCTCAAAAAGATGAGCGCGCCCTGGCTTAGTGCGAAGGTAGACATCGGCGATAAAGCGGCTGTGAATGCCTTTGTTGATCAGGTTCTGGAGAAATTTGGCCAGATCGACATCCTCATCAATAACGCCGGTGTCGCGCTGGGCGACCGCAGCTTCGACGAGGTCACCGAAGCGGACTTTGAGAAGATTACGAACATAAATTACTGGGGTGTGATTCATACCACCCAGCGCTGCTATCCACACCTGCTCAAACGCCCCCAGGCAGCGATCGTCAACCTGTCCAGTAGCCAGGGTATCCTGGCCTTGCCCTATCTGGTGCCCTACTGCACGACCAAGTTTGCGGTAAGGGGTTTCACCGATGCACTCAGGGCAGAGCATAAGATTCGCGGTGTGCATAACGTCAGCGTGCACACCGTGCATCCCGGCGCGGTGGCGACCAACATCACGCTCAATGCGGATTACCATAACAGTGCCACCACGCAGCAATTCCACAAGATGCTGCAGAAGGGCACTTCACGCGAAAAGGCCGCTGAGCTCATCCTGAACGGCATCCGTAAAAAGCGCGGCCGCATCTTTATTAGCGACGGTCACGCCCAGGACATCCTGGCCCGGCTGCTACCGTCTGCTTACGTGGCTCTGGTGAAGTTAACCATGCGCTGGCGGGGCATTACGTTTCGCTGAGCAGCGCATATAGCACGCTCAAGCGCTCGGCGGTCCTGACCTGCGTCCCTGACCCGTTCGCTCTTGATGGCCTGGCTGTTTCGAGGCCAATAAGGCGGCGGGTCCCTGGTTGACGATTGACGCGAGTGTGGGGACGGGTACTGCGCAGCAGGCTACTTCTTTGACCACTCTCACCGGTAAACCCACGCTCGGGAACCGGTGAATCAACGCTCGGTCCAGTAGCGTTGCATTTCGACGAAGAGGAAAGAGGCGCTCCAGGTGATCAGTACCAGGCCGGTCAGTGCCTCAATGCCGGTCAGATAACGCAGCGCGCCCAAGGGCTGGATGTCACCGTATCCGAGGGTGGTGAAAGTGGTGAACGAAAAATACACACAGTCGATAAAACTGCCGGAAAAGTTTCCGGCCAATCTGCCCCAGCCCTCGGCCGCATGCATAAAAAAATAGGCAGAGGCAAATAACCAGACTTGAATGACGTGGCCAATCAACACGCCGACGACTGCGACAATCAACCGGAAGCGGTGACGGAAGCGAATCCCGGCGATCAGACCGCTCAGCCTGACCAGGCATTCGTAATGGGTCAGTACAGAAACAATGACGATTAAGCTGTTGATCAGGCTGACACTGATCAGGCCTGCCTGGTTGGCCATCTCCAATGTACTGTTCCCCTCGGATTGAGTTGGAATTAATTCAGCTGGGGCGGCTCCAGATCGTTGCACAGTGCCTGAATGCCGATGTGCCACTGCTGCCGAAGTGCCTGGAAGTAGCGGCTCTGGTCGGTGACCCGATCGTTGAAACAAGGCTTGAGGCTATCACGCCGATATATAGCCACGTCTAGAGGCATGCCCACGGAAAGATTGCTCTTCATAGTCGAATCGAAGGAGATCAGGGCGCATTGGTAGCCGCGCTCCAGCGAGGTTGTGTAGGAAATTACACGATCGAGTATCGGCTTGCCGTACTTGGATTCGCCGATCTGGAAGTAGGGTGTTTCCTTCGTGGCCTCGATGAAGTTGCCCTCGGGATAAATGTTGAACAGCCGGTGCTGTTCGCCGCGGATTTGCCCGCCGAGTATCATCGAGCAGCTGAAGTCGACGTGATTGATGGCGCCGTTCGGGTTATCCCGGTGGATCACTTCGCGCATGGTCTTTCCGATTAATTCCGCCGCCTCGAACATGGAGCTGGTACCGAGAATGCTGCCCGGGGCGGCGCTTAACCGCTTCTCCAGCAAACTGATGACGCTCTGGCTGGTAGCGAGGTTGCCAGCGGAAAGCAACACGAGTTCCCGCTCGCCGGGCTGCTCGAAGACGTGCATTTTGCGAAAGGTGGAAATCTGATCAAAGCCCGCATTGGTGCGGGAGTCGGACGCGAACACCAGGCCATCTGCCAAGCACATCGCCACGCAATAGGTCATGGCCAACCCTCAGGGATCTAGATGTACTAGTTTATACGGTTCACCGCGGAATGCGTGGGCTCCTGCCACTTTTACTCCCAATATTGCCTTTTTCCGTTCGCACTGCCGCCTTTTCTATTGGCACTGTTGCCTTTCTTGAACTCACTGGCCGTCTGAAGCCAAAGTGACCCAGGCCCGGGTTTGCAACTGCTCAGTACCGCCGCCACTGCGCACGCCTCTGACAGGGGCAGCATCGCCATAATCCAGACCGGTAGCCAATTTGATGTGGCTTTCCGCAACGTTCAGCAGGTTAACCACGTCAAAGGTATGCCAGTTATGGCCCAGCCAGGCCTCAGCCCAGGCGTGGGTTGCGAGATGATCTTCACTGAAAGTGTGGATGTAACCGCTGACGTAGCGCACCGGGACACCAATATGACGGCAACAGGAAATGAAAACGTGGGTATGGTCCTGGCATACCCCCGCCTTCTGCGCGAAGGCTTCCGCCGCTGTGTGCGTGACCGAAGTGACGCCTGGGGTGAAGTGGATATGTTCAAGAATACGATTCATCATCCGGATCAGGCTGCGCTTGTTGGCCGAGAACTGGCTCGCGAACGCCTTGATGGCTGAATCCGCCTCAGTCAGCGCGGTGTGGCGCAGGAACACCTGGGGTGGGAAGGGCGAGTCGTCCCGGGTCAGGGATTTTCCGCTAAGGTCGACGACACCCTCGGCGGTCAGGGTTATTTCGGTAACGGCCTTGTCCATGACCATAACGGTGACCAGGTTGCCGAAGCCGTCCGTCATCTGGCTTGTCGTTCCGGGCGTCGTCAATTTCCACGACAGCACCTTCTGCTGGGAGGTATTGCGCGGCGTCAGGCGCAGGTACTGCAGGCTGTTCTCTGTGGGTGAGTCGTAGTTGTAAATGGTGTCGTGGCGGATATGCAGTTTCATCGTTACCACCCCATGTAGTCTTTCTGGATTTGGCCGGCGATACGCTGGATACGGGCGAGGAAATCCACGAGGTATTCGTGCAGGCCCCGCTCTTCAATGTACTCGCGGTCGCCATAGCGGATATTGGCGAACAGGCTGGTGGCCAGCCGGCGGGCGCGGCGGGCAGGGCCACTTTCGATCTGCTCCAGCAGGCTGGCAATCTCCTCCAGGCAGGCATGAAGGGACCGGGGGACATCCGGCTTGAGAATCAGCAATTCCGCCACGTTCATCGGCTCGATGTTGTGACCGTAGGTGTTCTGGTAGGCCTCGAACGCCGCCAGGGAGTGCAACAGGGCTGTCCACTCGAAAAACGACTGGGTCGGGTGCCCCTGGAGTGACCCGATGGCCATACGATGCCTTATGTCCAGCACTCTGGCCGTGGTGTCGGCTCTCTCGATAAAGGTTCCCAGACGCAGAAAGTGAAAGGCATCATTGCGTAGGAGCGTCCCATACGCCGCCCCGCGAAACACATGGGAGCGCTCCCTGGTCCAGTCGAACACGCGACTGGCATTGGACTCACTGACGCCTTTCGCCCGCAGCTCCTTCAGCTCCAGCCACGACAGGTTGATGCTTTCCCAGACGTCTGCGGAAAGGTTGCCCCTGACCTGCAGGGCATTATCCCGGGCGGTGCCGAAGATGCTGAAAACACTGGCAGGATGGCGGTCGTCGAGCAGCAGGAAGTCGATCAGGTTCTGGGGGGTAACTTCGCTGTAGAACTCATAGAAGATTTCCCGAGTGCCTGTGACCAATAGTGGCACTGAGAGTTGCTCTTCGCGGTCTTCAGGCACGTCGATCAGGGCCATGGTGAGACTGACGTCCAGCAGGCGGGCCTGGGTTTCGGCGCGCTCGAGATAGCGAGCCATCCAGAATAGAGATGAGGCGGCGCGGCTCAGCATTGGTCGTCCTCCAGCACCCAGGTATCTTTGGTTCCGCCGCCCTGGGAAGAGTTGACCACCAGGCAGCCCTCTTTCAGTGCGACCCGGGTCAAGCCGCCCGGCACCATCTGTATTTTCTTGCCCGACAGTACAAAGGGACGAAGGTCCAGGTGGCGGGGGGCAATGCCCTGATCCACAAAGGTGGGGCAGGTCGACAGGCTCAGGGTGGGCTGGGCGATGTAATTGTCCGGTCTGGCTTTAAGTAGGTCCCGGAAATGACTCAGCTCCTGTTTGCTGGCGCGGGGGCCAATCAGCATGCCGTAACCGCCGGCGCCCTGGGTCTCCTTGACCACCAGGTCTTTCAGGTTATCCATCACATAGGCCAGGTCCTTGGGTTTGCGACACTGCCAGGTGGGCACGTTTTTGAGAATAGGCTCCTCGTTCAGGTAGAAGCGGATCATGTCCGGTACATAGGGGTAGATGGATTTATCGTCGGCTACGCCGGTGCCCATGGCATTTGCCAGCACCACGTTGCCGGTGCGATACGCCGCATAAAGGCCTGGGACGCCCAGCATGGAATCGGGGTTTCCAATCAGCGGGTCGAGGAAGTCATCATCGACGCGGCGGTAAATAACGTCCACTTGCTGCGGCCCCGCGGTAGTTTTCATATAGACACGGTTCTGCCGGACAAACAGGTCGGCGCCTTCGACCAGCTCGATGCCCATCTGGCGGGCCAGGAAAGCGTGCTCGAAATAGGCGCTGTTGAACCGGCCGGGCGTCAGCACGACCACGGTCGGATCGGGTTTGAGGGAGGCGGCCCGCAGGGTTTCCCCCAGCAGGGCAGGGTAATGATCCACGGGAGCGACAGGCGCCTGGGCGAAAAGTTCGGGGAATAGCCGCATCATCATGCGACGATTTTCCAGCATATAGGAGACGCCGCTCGGGCAGCGGAGATTGTCTTCCAGCACGTAGAAGTCGCCGTCGTTATGGCGTATCAGATCAATGCCGGCAATGTGGCAATAGAGATTGCGGGGCAGTTTCAGCTTCTGCATACCGGGCTGGTACTGGGGGTTGGCAAAGACCTGTTCGGCGCTGATGACACCGGCCCGGATAATGTCGAAATCGTGATAGATGTCAAACAGGAATCGATTCAGGGCCTGCACCCGCTGACGCAGCCCCGCCTGCATTTTCTGCCAGTCGCTGGCCGAAATAACGCGGGGAATCAGGTCGAAGGGTATCAGCCGGTCTGTACCCTGGCCTTCACCATAGACATTGAAGGTAATGCCCAGGCGCTGGAACAGTACGTCTGCCTCCCGGCGCTTTTCTGCCAGTACCGACTCCTCGGAGCTGAGCAGCCACTTCTCGAGCAGGCGACAACTGGGTCGAACCTGGTTGTCCTGATCAAATAGCTCGTCGTACAGGCCTGCGTGGGGCGTCTGGATCTGCATGGGGGCGACCTCTTGCTGAGCCCGTGTTTAATAACACTCAGCAAAAGGCTCAGCAAAAGGCAGGCCACCTGGCTGGAACCAGGTCGATATCCTGGTGCAGCGATGCGACGGACGCTCCCGTCGAAACAGTCGTGGATTACTCTATAGCCGTCGCGCCGATGCGGTGAATGCTGAGATCAGCGCCGTTGAATTCCTCTTCCTCGCTCAAACGCAGTCCCGCCAGGAAGTTGATGGCGCCATAGACCAGCAGCCCGCCAACGAACGCCACAAGTACGCCGGCTCCAGCGCCAATGAGCTGTGACATGAGGCTGATGCCGCCGAGCCCGCCTGCGGCCTCCTGCCCGAAAAGCCCGGCAGCGACCGCGCCCCAAACCCCACAGACGCCGTGCAGAGGCCAGACACCCAAGACATCGTCCAGACGCTCGATTTTCGCCTGGGCCCATTCGAACAGATAAACGAAGACGGCACCGGCAACAGCACCGGTGATTAATGCACCGACCGGGTGCATGAGGTCCGAACCGGCGCACACCGCGACTAATCCGGCAAGCGGACCGTTATGGATAAACCCGGGATCCTTCCGGCCTACCAGCATGGCAATCAGAATGCCGCCGACCATGGCCATCAGGCTGTTGACGGCGACGAGGCCGCTGATGCCGCCCAGGGTTTGCGCGGACATAACGTTGAAACCGAACCAGCCGACGGTGAGTATCCAGGCGCCGAGGGCAAGAAAGGGTATGTTGGATGGGGCAAATGCCACGACTTTGCCATTACGGTAGCGCCCTTTTCGTGCACCGAGCACCAGCACCGCCGCCAACGCAATCCAGCCGCCGACCGCATGCACCACGACAGAGCCGGCAAAGTCGTGGAAGGGTGCACCGAACTGGACCTCAAGCCAGGCTTGAAAACCGAGGTTGCCATTCCAGATGAGCCCTTCAAAGAACGGATAGACCAGAGCGACAATAAGCCCGGAGGCGATAAGCATGGGATAGAAGCGCGCCCGCTCGGCAATACCACCGGAGACGATTGCCGGAATGGCCGCCGCGAAGGTCATCAGGAAGAAGAACTTCACCAGCTCATAGCCGTTGCCGCTGGTCAGCTCTGCGGCGCTGTTCATGAAGTGGTCGCCGTAGGCAATGTAATAGCCGACAAAAAAGTAGGCCACCGCCGAGATGCCAAAGTCGGTCATGATCTTGACCAGGGCATTGACCTGGTTCTTGTGCCGCACGGTACCGACCTCGAGGAAGGCAAAGCCCGCATGCATGGCCAGCACCATAATGGCACCGATGAGAATGAAGAGGGTGTTGGCGCTCTCGGTCAGGCTGTGAACTGCACTCGCGATATCCACGGGTCGGGTTGCTCCTGATTGAAGGTTCTGGTTTTAAGCTGCACGGGGATGCTATGCATTCGTAGGTCGTGCATTGAAGCGGTGCATACAGGCAAGCCGTGTTCCAGATTAATGCA is part of the Hydrocarboniclastica marina genome and encodes:
- a CDS encoding aldo/keto reductase, with translation MRSIELAGTRVPVIGQGTWHMGEDTGRRRAEVAALREGVERGMWLIDTAEMYGEGAAEKVVGEAISGLRDSVFLVSKVYPHNASRRGVVDACERSLKRMNTDVIDLYLLHWRGQYPLAETVEGFERLREQGKIRRWGVSNFDVDDLEELANPACATNQVLYNAQTRGIEFDLLPWQQQHDLPLMAYSPIGQGGELLGHRVLQDIAQRHGATSAQVALAWLLREPGVIVIPKAVGSNHVRQNAEAAAVELTQEDLDLINSAFPPPGRKEPLAMI
- a CDS encoding DUF3047 domain-containing protein, yielding MPTRRYNISPARCLALFLALLAVAETKADVETVPVPPFSAQTDIGTPDSAWEPLTFPNIDNRTVYSFKKEDEIQVVQAETDNSASGLITRVQLDPTEYPVLSWRWKISNVYESGDARSKAGDDHPARVYVAFAFEPDKAGFFERMKRKAASALFGAELPGRSLNYIWANKLAVGEVVPNPYSDATRMIAVNSGNAQAGSWVSVERNILADYREAFGEEPPGIVGIGIMSDSDNTGEAATAWYGDIALGNRPRGNNDLGHEAQ
- a CDS encoding SDR family NAD(P)-dependent oxidoreductase, coding for MHYFQNKVAIVTGGGGDGIGNSLVLQLAQAGARVAFCDVAGLDKTEAELKKMSAPWLSAKVDIGDKAAVNAFVDQVLEKFGQIDILINNAGVALGDRSFDEVTEADFEKITNINYWGVIHTTQRCYPHLLKRPQAAIVNLSSSQGILALPYLVPYCTTKFAVRGFTDALRAEHKIRGVHNVSVHTVHPGAVATNITLNADYHNSATTQQFHKMLQKGTSREKAAELILNGIRKKRGRIFISDGHAQDILARLLPSAYVALVKLTMRWRGITFR
- a CDS encoding potassium channel family protein, giving the protein MANQAGLISVSLINSLIVIVSVLTHYECLVRLSGLIAGIRFRHRFRLIVAVVGVLIGHVIQVWLFASAYFFMHAAEGWGRLAGNFSGSFIDCVYFSFTTFTTLGYGDIQPLGALRYLTGIEALTGLVLITWSASFLFVEMQRYWTER
- a CDS encoding proteasome-type protease, which encodes MTYCVAMCLADGLVFASDSRTNAGFDQISTFRKMHVFEQPGERELVLLSAGNLATSQSVISLLEKRLSAAPGSILGTSSMFEAAELIGKTMREVIHRDNPNGAINHVDFSCSMILGGQIRGEQHRLFNIYPEGNFIEATKETPYFQIGESKYGKPILDRVISYTTSLERGYQCALISFDSTMKSNLSVGMPLDVAIYRRDSLKPCFNDRVTDQSRYFQALRQQWHIGIQALCNDLEPPQLN
- a CDS encoding transglutaminase family protein; this translates as MKLHIRHDTIYNYDSPTENSLQYLRLTPRNTSQQKVLSWKLTTPGTTSQMTDGFGNLVTVMVMDKAVTEITLTAEGVVDLSGKSLTRDDSPFPPQVFLRHTALTEADSAIKAFASQFSANKRSLIRMMNRILEHIHFTPGVTSVTHTAAEAFAQKAGVCQDHTHVFISCCRHIGVPVRYVSGYIHTFSEDHLATHAWAEAWLGHNWHTFDVVNLLNVAESHIKLATGLDYGDAAPVRGVRSGGGTEQLQTRAWVTLASDGQ
- a CDS encoding alpha-E domain-containing protein — encoded protein: MLSRAASSLFWMARYLERAETQARLLDVSLTMALIDVPEDREEQLSVPLLVTGTREIFYEFYSEVTPQNLIDFLLLDDRHPASVFSIFGTARDNALQVRGNLSADVWESINLSWLELKELRAKGVSESNASRVFDWTRERSHVFRGAAYGTLLRNDAFHFLRLGTFIERADTTARVLDIRHRMAIGSLQGHPTQSFFEWTALLHSLAAFEAYQNTYGHNIEPMNVAELLILKPDVPRSLHACLEEIASLLEQIESGPARRARRLATSLFANIRYGDREYIEERGLHEYLVDFLARIQRIAGQIQKDYMGW
- a CDS encoding circularly permuted type 2 ATP-grasp protein, which encodes MQIQTPHAGLYDELFDQDNQVRPSCRLLEKWLLSSEESVLAEKRREADVLFQRLGITFNVYGEGQGTDRLIPFDLIPRVISASDWQKMQAGLRQRVQALNRFLFDIYHDFDIIRAGVISAEQVFANPQYQPGMQKLKLPRNLYCHIAGIDLIRHNDGDFYVLEDNLRCPSGVSYMLENRRMMMRLFPELFAQAPVAPVDHYPALLGETLRAASLKPDPTVVVLTPGRFNSAYFEHAFLARQMGIELVEGADLFVRQNRVYMKTTAGPQQVDVIYRRVDDDFLDPLIGNPDSMLGVPGLYAAYRTGNVVLANAMGTGVADDKSIYPYVPDMIRFYLNEEPILKNVPTWQCRKPKDLAYVMDNLKDLVVKETQGAGGYGMLIGPRASKQELSHFRDLLKARPDNYIAQPTLSLSTCPTFVDQGIAPRHLDLRPFVLSGKKIQMVPGGLTRVALKEGCLVVNSSQGGGTKDTWVLEDDQC
- a CDS encoding ammonium transporter, which gives rise to MDIASAVHSLTESANTLFILIGAIMVLAMHAGFAFLEVGTVRHKNQVNALVKIMTDFGISAVAYFFVGYYIAYGDHFMNSAAELTSGNGYELVKFFFLMTFAAAIPAIVSGGIAERARFYPMLIASGLIVALVYPFFEGLIWNGNLGFQAWLEVQFGAPFHDFAGSVVVHAVGGWIALAAVLVLGARKGRYRNGKVVAFAPSNIPFLALGAWILTVGWFGFNVMSAQTLGGISGLVAVNSLMAMVGGILIAMLVGRKDPGFIHNGPLAGLVAVCAGSDLMHPVGALITGAVAGAVFVYLFEWAQAKIERLDDVLGVWPLHGVCGVWGAVAAGLFGQEAAGGLGGISLMSQLIGAGAGVLVAFVGGLLVYGAINFLAGLRLSEEEEFNGADLSIHRIGATAIE